The genome window AGCCACCCTGTTCCAGACCCTCGGCTTCTGGCGCATAGGCGCCCGGCTGCCGTTCGTCAACGGCGTCTCGTTCGCCGGTGTCACGCCGATGGTGGCGATCGGCAAGGACCGCGGGCACGACGGCCTCGCCGTCATCTTCGGCGCGATCATCGTCGCCAGCCTGCTCGGCTTCCTGCTGGCCCCGTACTTCTGCAAACTGGTCCGCTTCTTCCCGCCCGTGGTCACCGGCACCGTGATCACCCTGATCGGTGTCTCGCTGCTGCCGGTCGCCTTCAACTGGTCCCAGGGCGGCAACGCCACGGCCGCCGACTACGGCTCCACGACCAACATCACCATGGCCGCGGTCACGTTGGTGATCGTCCTCGCGCTGCGCAAACTGCTGCGCGGGTTCCTCCAGCAGATCGCCATCCTGCTCGGGCTGATCGTCGGCACACTGATCGCGATTCCGGTCGGCATCACCGACTTCGGCGCCATCAAGGACGCCGACCCGGTCGGCTTCCCGACGCCGTTCCACTTCGGGGCGCCGCAGTTCGAGATCGCCGCGATCGTCTCCATGAGCATCGTGATGCTGGTCTGCATGACCGAGTCCACCGCTGACATGCTCGCCCTCGGCCGGATCGTCGGCCGGCCGGCGGACGAACGGACCATCGAGGGCGGTCTGCGCGCCGACACCCTGGGCAGTGCCATCAGCCCGCTCTTCAACGGCTTCATGTGCAGTGCCTTCGCCCAGAACATCGGCCTGGTCGCGATGACGAAGGTCCGCAGCCGCTTCGTGGTGGCCGCCGGTGGCGGCATTCTGATCGTGCTCGGGCTGGTCCCCGTCGCGGCGTCCGTCATCGCGCTCGTCCCGCTGCCGGTCCTCGGCGGCGCGGGCATCGTGCTCTTCGGTTCGGTCGCCGCGAGCGGCATCCAGACCCTGGCGACCGCCGCGCTGGAGAAGGGCGAGAACGCGTTGATCGTGGCCGCGGCCGTGGGCATCGGCCTGATCCCGATCGCCGCGCCGGAGTTCTACCACTCGTTCCCGAAGGATCTGCTCGTGGTGCTCGACTCCGGGATCTCGACCGGCTGTGTGGTGGCGATCGTGCTCAACCTGGCCTTCAACCACCTCGGCAGGAAGCCGGATCCGGAACCGTCGGAGCGGGAGAACAGCCCGGCCGCGGACCCGGTGGCCGCGCACTGACCCGACCCGGCCGGTATCGGGCGGTACGGCACCGCAGCGCGTACGGCGACCCTCGCGGGTGCTGCCGTACGCGCCGCAGTCGTGTCGCCCGGGTGCGTCAGCCGATGTGGTAGCTGTCGCCGTACACCTTCCACTCGAGCGGCGGGTCCAGGTTCAGGTTGCCCTTCTTCAGGAAGACCCGCTGGGCGGTGTCCACCCGGCTGGTGTCCTCGTGGGCCTCCTCCTGCTTCATCGCCCAGACGCGGGCGTCGAGGAAGGCGTTGAGGTAGGTGACCTCGTTGCCGCCCTGGGACGGCGGCTTCGCCTTCGAGAGGGCCCGCTTGCGGATGGCGCTGAAGCCGGTGCTGTCGTCGCCGTCACCGTGCATGACGATGGCGTCGTAGTACGCGAACTGGCCCAGCGTGCCGATGCCGTCGGCCTTGCCCTGCTTGACGGCCGGGTTGAAGTACACCCGGTCCCGCTCGTCGTCCTGCGCCTTCTTGAACGCCGAGTCGGAGCCGGCCTTCGCCCAGTCCTTGGTGAAGTTCGGGTCGAGACCGCTGTGCGAGGGGGTGCCGTTGACCTTCCGCAGCGCGGGGAGGTACTTCGCGAGGACGTTGTCCGGCTTGCGCTCGGTGTACAGCTCGACGAGGTCGAGCATGTCGCCCGTGCCGGAACAGAAACCGATGATGCCGCCGGTGTAGCCGCGGTCGTCGTCGATGTCCTCGATGTACTTGTACTGGGACTTCCAGTTGAGGGAGGAGTTCTCGGCGCTGGAGACCAGTTGCATGGCGATCTCCTTCTTCGCCGGATCGTCCAGCCCGGTCGCGGCGGCGGCCTTCGCAGCCGCTGCCGCCGACTGAGGGGCCGCCTGGGGCGTGGGGCTACCGGCGTAGGCGGCGACGGGAATCGCCGTGAGGGCCAATCCGACCGCGATGACCGTGATGCGCACGGGGCGGGTCATGCGACGTGCGGCGCGCTTATGGGGAGCGTGCACCAGTCCTCCAAGGGGAGTTCTTCGTTCCATCGGTCTGTTAGGAAGCTTTCCTATCAGAGTGGGAGGGTGTCGTACACCCCTCCGGCGCCGGGGAGTTGAGAAGTTCTCCGGAACGCGGGAAGCCCCGCACCGCGCGGAGCGCGCGATGCGGGGCCTCCCCCGGGCGTTGCGGCCTCAGCAGTTCAGGTAGGCCACGTGGATCCAGACGCCCGTGGGGCCGCCCCACAGGTCACCCATGATCCAGTTTCCCTGCTGACCGCGGGCGTTCAGGTTCTGACCCTTGTTCACCTGGCCCAGGACCGGGAACTCGGTGCCCGGCCCGCCGCGGAAGTTCACCCCGTTGTCGTTGACGGTGCAGACCGCTGCCGGTGCCTTCGCGGCCTGCGCGGCGGCGGGACTCTGCGCGGCCTGGGCGGCGGGGCTCATGGCCAGCCCGAGACCGGCGGTCAGCACCATCGCGGCCAGCATCATCTTCTTGATCATGCGAATCTCTCCTCCGTAATCCGGCCCCCATCGACGTGAGCCGTCCGCCAGCCCCAACGGAGCTGCCGACCGGCCGGTCACGGGTCCGGACCGGTCTTCGAGCAGGAGTGAAAGCGCAGGTCATATGACGTGCGCACCGGCGTGCGCAGGCAGCGGGCGGACGCTTCCCGCGCCCGCCGATCATGGGTTTGAGGAGAACCGGATCCGGTAACCGCCGCCGGGCGTACGTCGGACACGCCTCGCACCCGAGCCGGACGGCGGCCACCGCGGAGGCGGCGGAACGATCTTCGCCCGTGCGCCTGTAGCGTCATGGGTATGGAAGATCAGTCTGTAGTGGATGTCGGCGACGTACGGCTGGCGTACCGGACCTGGGGCGACCCCTTCGGCTCGCCCGTGGTCCTGCTGCACGGCCTCGGCGGCTCCGCCGCGAGCTGGGAGGCGGTCGCCGGCCTGCTCGGCGAAGAGTGGCGGGTGTACGCCCTCGACCTGCGCGGTCACGGCGAGAGCGACTGGCCGGACGAGTACTCCTTCGAGCTGATGCGGGACGACGTCCTCGGTTTCCTGGACGAGTGCGAACTCGACCGGGTCGGCCTGGTCGGCCACTCCATGGGCGGTGTCGTCGCCCATCTGCTCGCCCAGGAGCACGCGGACCGGGTGGAGCGACTGGCGCTGGTGGAGACCCCGCCGCCGTTCCCGAGCGAGCCGAAGCCGGCCGCGGAGCCGGAGGGGCCGGTGGACTACGACTGGGCCGTCGTCGCTCCCATCCGGGCCGAGGTGGCCGACCCCGATCCCGAGTGGGCGGCCGGCCTGGGCGAGATCGTCGCGCCGACGCTGATGATCTCGGGCGGCCCGGAGTCCACCATGCCCCAGGGGCGCCTGCAGGACATGGCCTCGCTGATCCCGGACTGCCGGCTGATCACGATCGGGGGCGGCCACCGGGTGCACGAGATCCACCCCGACCAGGTCGCCCAGCAGATCACGGAGTTCTTCACCAGCTGAGGACCTGCTGAGGGCCAACTGTGGACCTGCCGAGGACCTGCCGAGGACCTGCCGAGCATCGGCTCAAGCCGTCCGAGGGCCGGTCGAAGCCGGTCCGGGGCCGGTTGAAAGCCGACGGCCCGGGGCGCTGTCAGTGCCGGGTGCCATGATCCGCTTCATGGATCTCACACGGTTCTTCGCCGAAGTCGACGCCCAGCCCTGGGTGGATCTCCAGCACGCCTACGGGAGCGCGGCCGACGTCCCCGACCTCCTGCGGGCGCTCGCCGGGGAGAGCGCGGAGGCCGCGTCCGAGGCGATCTCCGAGCTGTACGGCAGCATCCTGCACCAGGGCTCGGTCTACGGGGCCACGGCCCGCGCCGTTCCGTACCTCGCCCGGCTCGCCGGGGCGGGGTACCGCACGGAGGACCTGCTGGTGCTGCTCGGCGGGATAGCGGAGGGCGGGGCGGACGACGGCGACAGCGACGAAGCCGCCTGCCGGGCAGCCGTCGTCGGTCAGCTGCCACTGATTCTCGCCACGGTCGACGCCGAGGATCCGGGGCTCCGGCGGGCCGCGGTCTGGGCCGCCGCGATGACCGGCGCGGCGGAACAGGTGCTGCCGGTGCTCCGTCTGCGCGGGAGGACCGAGACGGACCCTCTGGTACGGGCCGAACTCCTGGGGGCGACGGCGCATCTGGACCCGCCGGGTGCGGCCGCCGAGGCGACCGGGGCCATTGGCGCGGACGAGCCCGGCGAGGTCCGGATCGCGGCGCTGCTGGCCTGCGTGGACGGCGGACTGCCCTGGGGACCCGCGCACCACGGGGCGATGGTGTCCCTCCTGCCCGCGAACGTCCTCGTCGAGGGCCGGCTGGACCTGGAGCGCAACGAACCGCTGCAGTACGTGGTCGAGGCGCTGCTGCTCCGCGACACCGCCGAGGACCGCGACGCCGCGTACACCCTGCTCGATGCCGCCCTGCGCAGTGCGGTCCCCGAGGCGCGGGCGGAGGCGACGTGGGCGGCCGAGGCGGCCTGCCTGCTCTCGCGCAGCGCGCCGGAGCGCCTGGCCGTCGCCGTGGCGGCGCTGAGCGCCGACCCCACCGCTGTGCCCGAGGCGTATGCGCTGCTCGCGAAGCTGGGTGCCCGATCCGCGCCGGCTGTCCCGGTGCTGGCCCGGCTCGCCGCGGGCGAGGGCGATCCGGCGGACCGCGCGCTGGAAGCACTCGTCGCCGTGGCCCCCGACCGGGCCGCGCCGCTCCTGGCCCGTGACCTGGGGCGGCGCCCACGCGCACTCGGTGCGGCGTGCGGTTTCCTGGTCGGAGGGACGGCCGGGACGTCGTTCCCGTACGACCCGGCGTTGCTGGACGCGATCCGTACCCGGCTGAGTGCGAAGGACCTAGGCGCCGATGAGACCATCCGGCTCGCCCTCCTGCTCGGCGTGTGGGGGAGCCGGGCATCGGCCGCCCTGCCCGAACTGCGGTCCGCGCTGCCCGGATCCCCGAGGGTCGTGCCGAAGGCGCTGGCCGCGATCTGCCCGCCGGAGCACCGGGAGGCGACCGCGGAGCTCCTGACCGCCGCCGCACGCACCGGTCCGGTGGACGGCCGGCTGGCTGCGGCGACGGCGGTGCGCGAGCTGACGGGGGACACGGGCCCGCTGCTGGTGGCCGTCGCCGACCGGCTCACCCCCGGCGCTCCGGCGGTGCAGGAGGCCGCGCGTCTCGCCGCGGAGCTGGGCCCGGCGGCGCTCGGCCTGGTGCCCGCTCTGCGGTCCGCGCTCAGCGATTCCGAGGGCGGCCGCAATTCCCCGCAGCTGGACGCCGACGTCGAGATCGCCTCGGCCCTGTGGCGGATCACCGGTGACCCGGAGGAAGCGGTGCCGGTGCTGGCCGGTGTGCTCGCGGAGGCGGAGCCGACGTGGCTGCGCTGGACGCTCGGCCGTGCCGCGCGGGCGGCGGGCCGCATCGGCGATGCGGCCCGGCCGCTGGTCCCCGCGCTGGAGGGCCTGCTCGCCGACCGGGTGCAGATCCCGTCGGCGGTACTCGCCCTCCGCGCGATAGCGCCCGAGTCCCTCGACGGCCCCCGCACGGCCGAACTGCTCCTGGACGCCGCGGAGCAGGACGACGACGCGGTGACCGCGCTGGAGGCCCTGGTCGCACTCGGACCCGCTGCCCTCACCGCGGACCATCACCGCCGCTTGACCACCCTGGCCGAACAGGACCTGCGGGTGCGGGCCTCGGGCGTGGAGCCCGGAATAGCCCCGGCCGACGAACGGCTGCGGGAACAGGCACGTGAGGCGGCGCGAAGGCTGACCTGACCGGCCTGTCCCGACCGTCACCGCCGGGAGGCGTACCGCTCGGGGGCGCACCACCCTGCCGCGCGCGGCTCAGCTCAGTCGCCCGGCTTCCAGTCCGGGCGTCGACCGCTCATCGCGACGGCCCGGTCGACGAGGGGCGCGTCGGCCGGGACCGGAACCGGCGGGCCGAAGATGCTGTCCGCCCGGGGCTTGCCGTCACCGGGGGTCAGCATGTCCAGCGCGACGCGAAGGTCCGCCTCGTCCGCCTCGTACCGCCGGCCGGTCGCCCGAGCCAGGTCCCAGCCGTGGATCACCAGCTCGTCCAGCGCGATCACCAGCGCCACCTCACCCGGCAGATCCACGCCGCCCGCCCTGGTCATTCCCTGCCGGGCGGCAGGATCGCGCCAGGCCTTCACCACCTCTTCCAGCAGCGGCGGCAGGGTTTCGCGCCAGTCGTCGGCGAGGACCGGAAGCCCCGCGTCCGGAGCGGTGTCGGTCATCGGGCCGAAGTCCTTCCGCGCCGCGTCGCAGAATGCCGCGCTCAGCCCGGCCACATGGGCGAGCAGCTCACGCACCGCGTAGTCGGGACAGGGCGTCGGATCGTCCAGCTGCTGCTCGTCGATGCCGTCGAGCAGAGCGGCGATGTGCCGTGCCGCGGGTTCGAGATCGATCGTGGGAGTGGTTTCCGTGTGCGTGTCCATACAATGCTGACTCCTCCCGCACCCCGAACTCATCGCTCATCGCACGATGCGTCCACGGAGCACGATCCGGCTCGGGTGATTCAGCGCGCCGGGGTCCAGGGTCGGGTCGGTGGGGTACGCGACCACGTCGGCGGGTGCGCCGTCCACGAGGCCCGGCAGCCCGAGCCAGGCCCGTGCCGTCCAGGACGCGGCGCCGAGTGCCGCGTGGGCCGACAGACCGGCCCGTGCCAGCCATTCCATCTCGCCCGCGACCGTCCCGCAAGGGAAGGAGTCCGTCCCCGCCAGCACCGTCACCTCCGCCTCGTGGGCCGCGCGCACATTGTCGAGCATGGTGTCCCAGCCGGCCAGCCACAGATCACGGCGCACGCCCGGCTCCCGCGCCCGCATCGCGTCCGCCTTGGCACCGAAGGCGCTCAACGTCGGTACGAACGCCGTGCCCTGCGCGGCCATCCGGTCCAGCAGGGCCGGGTCGAGATGCATGCCGTGCTCCAGGCTGTCGGCGCCCGCCAGTACGGCATTGCGGCTGCCCTCGGCGGTCTGGCAGTGCACCGCCACCTTGCCGCCCGCCGCGTGCACCGCCGTCACCACCGAGGTCAACAGCGGGAGGGGAACGGCGGGTTCGTCGGCGGCCCAGTCACCGATGACCTTGCACCACCCGGACGAGGCAGCCGACTCCTCCACGGCCGCCCGCGCCAACTCGGCCTCGCTCACGTCGCGTCCGAAACCGGGGAAGAACCGGCCCGGCGTGGCCAGCCACCGCCCCGCCGACGTGACATGCGGCAGCTCCGGGTCCTTCGCCACCCAGGCCGGTATCCGCTGCGCGGTGCCGGGGGTGCGCACCGCGAGCACCCCGGCGTCCCGGTGCTCGCCCAACTGCCGGCGCAGCAGCTCCTCGTCGAACGGTTCGCCCGGCGCCGACGCGCCCGGATGCGTGTGCACGTCGACGAGACCGGGCAGCAGCCAGCCGCCGTCGACGACCGTCTCGGCGTCCCGGCCGGCGAGCCCGCCGGGCGGAGGGCCCGCGCGGAGCACCTCCCCGTCGATCCAGAACGTGCGTTCCTCGCGCTCGGGCAGCACCACACCTCGTATGCACAACACCAGTCGACCGTACGGCATCTCAGGCACCCTCCGACGACCGGCCGAAGCGCACCGGCGCGCCACCCCACCGCCGGCCGACGCACACATCGGCATATTGCGGAAGGTTCCGCTCCACCCCCTTGTCGGAGACCCCCGCACCATGCGATACAGGTCTGGACCATCGCCGCCGGATGGAAGGCACGACCGTGCAACGCCCCCACGCAACCGCCGCGTTGGCCTGTTCCACCGCCCTGCTCCTCGCCGCGCTCACGGCCTGCGACTCCGCTCCCGAGGCCGACACCCACAAACCGACGGTGCCCGGCCATGTGACGGCGCAGGCGAGCAGCGCCACCTCCGTGCACGTCATGTGGGAGCGGGCCTCCGATGACAGGGCGGTCACCGGCTACGAGATCTACCGCGAGGGGAAGCGGGTCGAATCGGTTCCGGCGGCCAAGGTGATGATCGACGTCGGCGGGCTCACCGCGTCGACCGCCTACACCTTCACCGTCCGCGCCCGCGACGCCGCCGGGAACCTCTCCGCGCCGAGCGCCGCCGCGAGTGTCACCACACCCGCCCCGACCCCCGCCGACCACGAGGCGCCGACCCACCCGGTGCGGCTGCGCGGCACGGTGGACGGCAGCCGGGCGGTGAACCTCTCCTGGGGAGGCTCGACGGACGACATCGGCGTCACCTCGTACGACATCTACCAGGGGGACTCCCGGATCCACAGCGTGCCCGGCACGCGGACCACGGCACATCTGACCGGACTGCGCCCCGGCACCGTCTACACCTTCACCGTCCGCGCCCGCGACGCCGCCGACACCTCCTCGCCGGACAGCAACGCCATCGATCTCACCACCGCCTCCACCCCGGGCGCTCCGGCGAGCACCGCCCCCACCGACCTGAGGATCAGCAACCGCGTCCAGGGCAAGGAGTACGCCATCGACCTGGACTGGGAGCAGCCGGAGACGGGCGGCGAGATCCCCGCGTACCAGCTCTACATCGGCGGCCGGCTGACCACCACGATCGTGTGGGGCGCCACCCCGCCCGCAGGCCGGGCGAGCTACCGCCTCACCGTCGGCG of Streptomyces sp. NBC_01363 contains these proteins:
- a CDS encoding nucleobase:cation symporter-2 family protein; translation: MAATPRFRNDADAASDADPHPDAARLPGAATDSAPADRKHPVDETLPPLKMFTSGLQHVAAMYAGVVAPPMIVGPAVGLTAKETAFLMGASLFTAGIATLFQTLGFWRIGARLPFVNGVSFAGVTPMVAIGKDRGHDGLAVIFGAIIVASLLGFLLAPYFCKLVRFFPPVVTGTVITLIGVSLLPVAFNWSQGGNATAADYGSTTNITMAAVTLVIVLALRKLLRGFLQQIAILLGLIVGTLIAIPVGITDFGAIKDADPVGFPTPFHFGAPQFEIAAIVSMSIVMLVCMTESTADMLALGRIVGRPADERTIEGGLRADTLGSAISPLFNGFMCSAFAQNIGLVAMTKVRSRFVVAAGGGILIVLGLVPVAASVIALVPLPVLGGAGIVLFGSVAASGIQTLATAALEKGENALIVAAAVGIGLIPIAAPEFYHSFPKDLLVVLDSGISTGCVVAIVLNLAFNHLGRKPDPEPSERENSPAADPVAAH
- a CDS encoding chitosanase → MHAPHKRAARRMTRPVRITVIAVGLALTAIPVAAYAGSPTPQAAPQSAAAAAKAAAATGLDDPAKKEIAMQLVSSAENSSLNWKSQYKYIEDIDDDRGYTGGIIGFCSGTGDMLDLVELYTERKPDNVLAKYLPALRKVNGTPSHSGLDPNFTKDWAKAGSDSAFKKAQDDERDRVYFNPAVKQGKADGIGTLGQFAYYDAIVMHGDGDDSTGFSAIRKRALSKAKPPSQGGNEVTYLNAFLDARVWAMKQEEAHEDTSRVDTAQRVFLKKGNLNLDPPLEWKVYGDSYHIG
- a CDS encoding SH3 domain-containing protein, which translates into the protein MIKKMMLAAMVLTAGLGLAMSPAAQAAQSPAAAQAAKAPAAVCTVNDNGVNFRGGPGTEFPVLGQVNKGQNLNARGQQGNWIMGDLWGGPTGVWIHVAYLNC
- a CDS encoding alpha/beta fold hydrolase, coding for MEDQSVVDVGDVRLAYRTWGDPFGSPVVLLHGLGGSAASWEAVAGLLGEEWRVYALDLRGHGESDWPDEYSFELMRDDVLGFLDECELDRVGLVGHSMGGVVAHLLAQEHADRVERLALVETPPPFPSEPKPAAEPEGPVDYDWAVVAPIRAEVADPDPEWAAGLGEIVAPTLMISGGPESTMPQGRLQDMASLIPDCRLITIGGGHRVHEIHPDQVAQQITEFFTS
- a CDS encoding TIGR03086 family metal-binding protein, with the translated sequence MDTHTETTPTIDLEPAARHIAALLDGIDEQQLDDPTPCPDYAVRELLAHVAGLSAAFCDAARKDFGPMTDTAPDAGLPVLADDWRETLPPLLEEVVKAWRDPAARQGMTRAGGVDLPGEVALVIALDELVIHGWDLARATGRRYEADEADLRVALDMLTPGDGKPRADSIFGPPVPVPADAPLVDRAVAMSGRRPDWKPGD
- a CDS encoding amidohydrolase family protein, with product MLCIRGVVLPEREERTFWIDGEVLRAGPPPGGLAGRDAETVVDGGWLLPGLVDVHTHPGASAPGEPFDEELLRRQLGEHRDAGVLAVRTPGTAQRIPAWVAKDPELPHVTSAGRWLATPGRFFPGFGRDVSEAELARAAVEESAASSGWCKVIGDWAADEPAVPLPLLTSVVTAVHAAGGKVAVHCQTAEGSRNAVLAGADSLEHGMHLDPALLDRMAAQGTAFVPTLSAFGAKADAMRAREPGVRRDLWLAGWDTMLDNVRAAHEAEVTVLAGTDSFPCGTVAGEMEWLARAGLSAHAALGAASWTARAWLGLPGLVDGAPADVVAYPTDPTLDPGALNHPSRIVLRGRIVR
- a CDS encoding fibronectin type III domain-containing protein, yielding MEGTTVQRPHATAALACSTALLLAALTACDSAPEADTHKPTVPGHVTAQASSATSVHVMWERASDDRAVTGYEIYREGKRVESVPAAKVMIDVGGLTASTAYTFTVRARDAAGNLSAPSAAASVTTPAPTPADHEAPTHPVRLRGTVDGSRAVNLSWGGSTDDIGVTSYDIYQGDSRIHSVPGTRTTAHLTGLRPGTVYTFTVRARDAADTSSPDSNAIDLTTASTPGAPASTAPTDLRISNRVQGKEYAIDLDWEQPETGGEIPAYQLYIGGRLTTTIVWGATPPAGRASYRLTVGDPRGTRYSMKIRAKLPDGKWGDFSAQRTVVLGD